The Diceros bicornis minor isolate mBicDic1 chromosome 1, mDicBic1.mat.cur, whole genome shotgun sequence sequence ttacaattttatcaTCATCTTGTCAGCCTGCCCTCAGAATAACTCGTTTATATTCTTATACTTAAAGGAAAACAAGAGGATACTGAGGAGGATATAAAATAAGTTCGATTAACCAATTAAACCTGCTAAATCTTATAGAAATTGCAAGGCTTGTGGTATTGCTTTTCTCATCTCTCCATGCTCCTCATTCTTCTGAGTCCACAGTTAGCTGACTTGGATCTTGAGTGGATATAATGAAAGATAAGAGAAAGACATCATAGTACTATAAGTAATCTAGTATTTGAAGATAATGGGAAATAAAACTTTCTTCTTTAATCCAAAAATTATCCTCTTTTTATTTCCATAGTGCTTGAAAACAGTATAGTTTTTGGTATAACATGGTGCATATTAACCTGTGGTATTTAGGGATGCAGTAATACTGTTAAGTGAAATTCATAGGTAATTTATAGTAATATAAAATAGCAAACTTGCCTTCCCTTCTATCCACATTCTCTGTTCCCctgctctgctttattttttaatctgtagTACTTCTCCTCTTTTAACATATTCCATATTTACTTCTATATTTGTTATTTGTCTCCCTCCACTGAAATGTAAGTTTCTTAAGGGCAGACACTTGATCTGTTTTTTTCATTACTGTATCCCCAAGGCCTAGAACAGTGCTCGATTCATAAGTTaattaaatatttggaaaatgaatAATCTACGTGTCATTTCAACCTTCTAGTTTCAACTACTCCTATCAGAGCAGCTAGAATCCAACCAAACTAGATGGTTCCATAGAGGGGtataaatgaataatgaatagGCTATGGGAGAGTGAAGTTAATGTGCTAGGCCAAAAAACTAGATGATTGATATTAAATTATTCAGAATTTAATTATATCCTAAAACTGCAAGCCAATATGCCACCACCCCCTGTTGGTTTTTGTAAGTTGTGGTTTTTGATATTCAGGCTTTTAATAGAAGCAATGTATAATATGAACCTGTTTtcacatttgttcttttctgtagaTATAGACTTGATTCATTACACATGTAATCGTGTTAGCATCTTATCTATCTACATTCTTTggtgatagttttatttttagattaaaaagTCACTGTTTTCCATGATGTATAAATTTTAATCAAAAACATTATTGAGCTCTCTATAAGGTAATTGATATGTTAAATCCTCTTGGTTGACTAAAAGGAATTCAGTCTTCattgaaaaagcaaataaaaactttttcttttttcatttcaagagatggagagaggaaaaGCATGAGTGTTGAGAGGTaatgttttgttattattaattgTTCATAATTCATgttatttttaactaatttttaatttttagtaaaatatcactgaaataaaaaaatctatccaAACCAAATAGCAATTTTCAGCAGTTGACACTCCTAAAGTAAATATCCCAGTACAATGCTGTATTGTCTTTGCTTGCTGTGCTCTCAGTGGGAAAAAATTTAACTGCAGTTATTtttttacatgttgattttgttCCTATTGAGTGAAAACCAAGCATTTTAGGATTCCAAATCCTAATTTCTAGCCTTctttataagaaaaattatattgagTAATTATTTGGGAAATTTAAGAAGTGACAATGAAAATTCTTCCTGAAACTCTTCAAATGTTGGTGAATGAGCATAGATATCAAATagtaagatattgatgaaagagaGCTTAGAGGTGATCTAGTTCAGTGGTTTACAATCTTGTTTGGAAGTCAGATAAACTCTTGATGGAACCTTATTTTTGGAGAACTATGTCATTGTTTGAAACGTCCCTCAGTTATCTCCTCAAAGCACCAAAGTTCCGCGGAgacatttgagaagcactgacttAGTTACAAGGTtgtgtttatttttcacatatattatttgtGATTAGAAAAGCTGAATGACTTTTACAAGACAACACACTCAGTAAATGACTGATAAATTTGCTGTTTTAGGctgtaattaaaataaaagcaatcaaaggaaaagagggggaaaaagcaTCCAAAAGTGAAATAGTATtgtcctatttttgtcttccattttGCCTTTTGTTATTGAGAACACTACTTACTCTAAAAGAATAGTATGGAAAAGGCCAACAagccaatagaaaaaaatgaacaaagatcTAGTTAGTTAACAGAAAAGGAAGTACAAGTGGCTTATAAAACAtgtgaaaatatttacaatcttctttataatttaaaaaatacagattgaAAGTTCTCTGAAATAGCATTTTTCACCAATCAGGCTGGCAAAGATCCTAACATGCTCTATTGGCAAGACTATGGGAATGAAAAAGCTATAGGGGGTGTACTAGTTTCTTATTGGTGCTATAATGAAATTCATTCACTTACggttctgaaggtcagaagtccTCAGATTAAGGTGTTCGCAGGGTTGCGTTCCTTCTAGAGGCTCCGGGGCGAGTCCGTTTCCTAGCCaatagcttctagaggctgcttgcGTTCTTGGACTCATGGCCCCACCCTCCATCTTCAAACCCAGCATCTTATTTTTCTCTGACTCTGAGCCTCCTGccttctcttataaggacccttgagATTACATTGGATCCACTTGGATAATTCAGGATACTCTCCCCATCCTAATTGTATCTGCGAAGTTCTTTTTACCATGTAATGTACTAGGTTCTGAGAGATAAGGatttggacatctttggggaccatTATTTTGGGAGCATAGCATATTATGAGGGAgcaagcaatttggcaatacctATCAAAATCACAGATACACAATTACTTTGAGCCCACAGTTCCTTTTCTAGGAATTCATTCCACAGATGTAATCATGTGTCATTTTACATGTATACAAGGtttttcattgcatttttttATGATAGCAAAAATCGAAAATAAGTATCTTAAGTCTTTATAACTTAAATAACTTAAATATATGAGATAGAGTTAGAAGGGGGATTCTTCACTGAATAGTCATTTGCTCAGGGTTTTTTACTCATTACCCTGATCTCCCTTTAGTATCTTCCTCTTTTATGTTAATATAACCTCTCAACTTCTTTCAACACTCTTGTGCAGATGAATTCAAAATTTCTACGTTTACTCTCACCAGCCCTCCATTCCCAGTTGTCTATTTGACAGCTCTTCCTAGGTGCCATGAACCAACCCCTTAAATCTACTTAAAGATatttctcttccagaaaatacatGTACAATAATTGGAATGATGTTCTCATCTGTACTTTCTTAAAATAATCCTCTGTAACAGAGTCTATATACACTTATATCCTAATGTATTATAAGTCCTAGGGGCATAATCATTGTGTGTTGGtgattttaatcatctttttaaaaaatattgtagagAGAGCAAATGGACCTTTGCTCATCAGTTTAACTATAAATGATCTTCCATTATTTAGGTAGATCTTGAATGTTTTTACTTAATTATATCTTAGTTCATCTGAAAACTTTATTCTGTACTGCAGAAAATATAACTTAATGCTAGGCCATTTAAACATACTATATCATTCTTAAATTATCCTGAATTATAGTTTACTTTGTGCACCAAAATCATTCTTGTCTTTCTAGGACATTCAGTGAGATAAGTAAAGCAGAAGAACAGTACAGCTTGTGCCAAGAACTTTGCAGTGAACTTGCTCAAGATCTGCAGAAAGAAGGACTTAAGGTACTTTATTTTGATATGATgttcttagtttttaaaatttttaataataaaatgctaCCTTAAAGCAAGAGTTAGATTTTGCATTTGAATACAAATTGGGAAGTGTCAGGAGTATTCCCATCCCCAATGGAGATAAATTCAGTTCTGACCCATATCTGAGGCCGATGATGAGGTCATTCTGTGAAGAAGCAACTCTGAGGGTGGAATGGCTCCAATATAATTCCAGAGGAGTTTATCCTAGCTCAGGAGTACATTTGAATAAGTTCAAAATCTGTTATATTGGCGTTAGAGAATAAAGCAAAGAGCAGGATTTCCCTAGAACTGTATTTACTTATTATAAATGCCTTTCCATCATCCTTTAATGTTTTTCTCAGGCAGACAGTGACCTTCTATAACAGGCATTTTGTTTCAAGGCTCTATGCAGGTTGCTTAACACATTGAGAACAAAACCTGGAAGGCTTTGAACTTTGTATTTTACAATCTTCACTCACAACAATCCatatttggtatttttccaacACTCTCAAATCAGAGGTGGAGTTATTACAAAGTGTaacacaaaagtattaaaaagttATTACAAAGAATGAAGCATCTGATGAGTATTTTTCTTGTAATCCTTCTCTGTCATACCTTGAGTATAAGAgagttcttttttaaataaacttttaattttagaatcattttagaTTTACGGAAAAGTTATAAAGGTAATATAAAGAGCTCCATATACCCAGTTTGCCTCACTGTTAGCATCTTATATTATCAtagtgcatttgtcaaaactaagaaactgaCATTAGCACATTGCTGTAAACTAAACTCCAGACGTTTGGATTTTACCTGTTTTTCCATTAATGTCCTCTTTCTGTTCCAAGATTCAGTCCCAGGAACCACACTGTATTTAGTTTTCATGTCTCCTTGGTCTCTTTtagtctgtgacagtttcttagtatttctttgtttttcatgaccttgacagtctTGAGGAGTACTGGCCAGGTATCCTGCAGAATGTCTCCCAATCTGGGTTTGTCTGATGGTTTTCTTATGATTAGACAGGATTATGGGTTTTTAGaaagaataccacagaagtgaagTGTCCCTCTCATCATGTCCTGTCAAGGTGTATGGTAGCCACATGGTATCACAAGTGATGTTAACCTTcgtcacttggttaaggtagtgtTTGCTGGGCTTTTCCACTGTGAAGTTACTGTTTTCCCCTTACCATACTCTATGCTTTAGAAGTAATTCAATAAGTCTAACCCACTTTCACAATCTCCAGCaggtagtaaaatatacataacataaaatttaccattttgaccatttttaagtgtacatttcactggcattaagtacattcatattgtgcaaccatcaccactctcaATCTCCAGAAGTTTTCCATTAtaccaaactgaaactctgtacccattaaacaagtACTGTGAAGGGAGTTCTTACATGTAAATTGTTTCACATagtatctggcatatagtaggcacaCAGTGTGAGCTATCCACAAGAACTTTTTCAATGGGGCCcttttagaaagattttttttccttcctttttaggtaCCAAACTAACCTCTAAAAGAAATtcagtaaaatgaaaaatgataagTTAACTTTGCCCTTTATATAAAGGTCTTTTATAAGAATTCAGCTGGGGAGGGGAGTAATAATTATTGGCTAAAATGGGATTTTTAGGTTACttacagattttaattttttttgttttgttttgttttggtgaggaagattgtccctgagctaacatctgtgccagtcttcctctactttgtatatgggacactgccacagcatgacgtgatgagcagtgtgtaggtccacgcctggaatctgaaccagtgaaccccaggccaccaaagtggagtgtgtgaacctaaccactataccaccgggccagccccggatttcaattatttttatgacCATTTTCATTACCGTGTTTTATAAATAATTGATTACAGTTCCATATTGTATGTACGTGAGAGACCTTCCTGAATTTTTTCTAACctgtaaaataacttttttctagAAGTTAGAAAGTCATATATATAATGTATCCTGTTTGTCATAGGGTAGAACTGTTACCATTAAGCTGAAGAATGTGAATTTTGAAGTAAAAACTCGTGCATCTACAGTTTCATCAGTTATTTCTactgcagaagaaatatttgctaTTGCTAAAGAATTGCTAAGAACAGAAATTGATGCTGATTTGCCACATCCCTTGAGATTAAGGCTTATGGGTATgacttcttttcttgtttttccttaaatctgCTAGACTAAAGTTTAAATTAGTTTAATTCCAGTAAGAACCAACTAAAGTTGTTCTTTTCCTTACTGCTTACTGAAATCCTTGGGGCTAGAtatgtttcaaaatttaaaacttctcagaTTTTAGAAAGCAAATTCAGTGCATATTATTGAGTATATTATATAATACTCCTTTGAGATCTAATGCAGCACTTCATGatcaaacacattaatatttctttagcagaacaaaaaaaaatattcacactGAGTTGTAAAGGCTCTAAATAACCCACATCAATTACCATTTATTGCTTACGATTTTGAGAGCTTTTTGGATTTTGGAATTATGGATAAGGGATTGTGGTGCTATAAAACCACATCTCTAGCCACCACAAGGTAAGAAAAGCAAAGAACCATGTTTCCAAAGTGAACTGGATGAGAGAATGTTTATGGATAAGCACTCGAAATGCCAACTTTACTACTAGGAATGGATTGTTAGCCATACTTTCGTTTAGGAAAGGTAGTACACACTGAAGTCAATTAAATAAAGTATCTTAACTAAAAGAGCTAAAGAGCAGAtgttaatagcagctttattcataattgccgaaacttggaagcaaccaagatgaccTTCAGTATTGGGTGAAaggaaactgtggtacatccagacaatggaatattactcagcaggtaaaagaaatgaactaccaagctgtgaaaagacatggaggaaccttaaatgcatattactaagtgaaagaagtcaatctgaaaaggctacatactgtatgattccaacatatgacattctggaaaagacagaaCTATGAAGAcactaaaaagatcagtggttatcaAGAGTTGAGGGGAGGGAggcatgaataggcagagcacaaaggatttttagggcagttagctattctgtatgatgctataatggcggatacatgttattatacagttgtcaaaacccataaaatgtacaacaccaagagtgaaccctaatgtaaactatggactttgagtgataatgttGTGTCAgtataggttcatcagttgtaacaaatctACCACTCGGGTTCAGCATGTTGATAGAGGAGGAGGCTGTACATGTGGGGGCagaggatatatgggaactctccatattttctgctcaattttgctgtgaacctaaaattgctctaaaaaaataaagcctattgAAAAAATAGGGAGCTAAAGAGCATGTCATTGACTCCAGTTAGTTACTTAATTAGTGTCATGTGTATCATGTATCAGATGATGTCATGTGTCAGATATTAATTGAAAGACCTATATAATCAAGCTAACTCCaatagatatttaatatttagtgaTAGCTCATTTTATAAAGTAAGTCTCCACTCAAAATACCAGCTTTGAAAAAGCATCCCTTTAATTCAGAAAATACATTGTGTTGcttgttatttttctctaaaCAGCTTTTTTCCTATGTCACAATAGTATTATGCAAAATGTTTTCATGCTTTATGAGTGAATTGGCTCTGTTGACTTTGGAATTGATTGATTGTGGTTGGTTCAATTTAGGTGTGCGGGTGTCTAGTTTTCCCAGTGAAGAAGGCAGGAAGCAGCAACAAAGGAGCATTATTGGCTTCTTACGGGCCGGAAGCCAAAGCCTGTCAGCCGCTCGGTGTGCACTAGAGAGGGCTGGCAAAGGCCAGTGCCCAAACCCTCTGGAAGTGTCTCAGAAGAAGAGTTTCTTTGATAAAAAACGATCGGAAAGGAGATGGAACCACCAAGACACATTTAAATGTGAAACTGTGGATAAACAAAGTTTACAGGCATCCCAGTCATTCCAAGTCTTAAAGAAGAAGATGAGTGAGAATTTAGAAACGTCCGAGAATTCAGATAACTGTCAGATGTCTGCCTGTCCTGTTTGCTTTAGGGAGCAAGGAATCATCAGCCTGGAAGCCTTTAATAAGCATGTAGATGCATGTCTTGATGGGCCTTCGATCAGTGAAAACTCTAAAATGTCCTCATGTTCACGTGCTCCCTCTACAGAAgttaacaagaaagaaaatgtacagCCTTCTTTTTTGCTCTGTGAGAAGCAGGATTATGAAACCCATCAGAATATGGAAATCACTTCAGTAGATTGTGTAGAGTTGGTAGAGACTGTAGGTAACCCATCTAAAGCAGAAGGTGTAGATGCTCTAAGTGATAAGCACAGCAAAGAGGAGTGTTGTAGTCTTCCAAGCAGACCATTTAATGTTGAACGCTGTCATCAGGATTCTTGTACTGGTTCCTTGGAAAATGAAGACGTTGAGTCCCTAAGAAGGCAAGAAGCCCTCCAACCTTATTTACGTGAAGTGGAAGCAGACCAAGCTCTAGTCTGTCCTGTCTGTAACCTGGAACAAAAGACTTGGGATCTCACCCTGTTCAATGTGCATGTGGATGTTTGCTTAAACAGAGGCGTTATCCAGGAACTGAGAAGGGATCAAGTTAATCCCGTTAACCAACCCAAAGAAAGCACCAGAAGTGCTGGTGAGTTTGCAATCATTTTAAGGAACCTGattttctagaaatgttttattaaaattgaGATTGTTGTTAAATCTGAAACACATACTATTAAAGGGATAGTTTGTGTATGCTGCCATTTAGGAAAATGTTACTTACCATGGGTCAGGATTAACTGAAGCCGTTAGATTTTAAATTTGGGGAAAACTTTGATTTGGGCTGGATTTAGCACAGAATGGACTTAAAGTTTTAGGGAGCAGAATAATCTAATCAAAAAAATTCCTTAGGGGCTAGTCCCATGGTTTAATGGTTAAGTtccgcacgctccacttcggcagcccaggttcacgggttcagatcccgggcatggacctacaccacttgtcagccatgttgtggcagcgacccgcatataaaatagaggaagactggcacagatgttagctcagggcgaatcttcctgagcaaaaaaaacaGGGAAATTCCTTTGGAGAACACTTCCCAAGGCACAGTGGTAAATTAATTGTAATTACATAGCTAGAAAGCCTCTTTAACTTGTTTTTTGGTATTCTGACTGTAGCCCAAATTCAGAAATAAAAGCAAGTGTTATACTAATAAAACAAGTAAATTACAAAGAAATTATGCTATAAAGTTAGTTTCTGGAATGTATAAATGTGAACTATGTAGTACCAAGGAAGTTTTATCATCTTTAATTAGTCagctttaactttttaaatttttttacagcTTTTTAATTATTGCATGTTGTTCATTTTGgaatttcttgacttttcttcccTCTAAAGGTACCTCAGGCAGAGTACAGAAAactttaacaaaaacaaaaaggtatGGCTAATGTGAGTTTGTATAAAACTGGCTATAAACAGTCATATTTTGAGGTCTAATTTTTAGGAGATGTTAAAATTTGCTTTTATAAATCATCaggtaaaatgttttaaatcgattatttgcaaaagaatttTTTTGATCTCTTCTTGCATTTTAATTGTGTGTTCTTTTTTATTCCAGGCCAGGATTGATGACAAAGCACTCAgcatcaaagaaaataaaaccaagcaaTCCGAGACACACccttgatacattttttaaatgaatgttgaacattttatcattaatttttaattgaaactTATAATCAATGAATCTATTCTTCCTCATTTTAAGTTGACAGATTCATTTAGTGAAAGACAAGTGCAATAATCCTTCCCCAAATGACATTACCTTTATATGAATTTGGAATATATACTAATTTacttttgtatatctttttgatAACCATGagaattttatttccattatacATCGATTGGAAGTCAGTCCTGTTAAAGATCGTTTTTAAACAAGAAATTAGGAATGAGATCAGAAcgtgatttccttctttattatgtgaatataaaaacatatatttataaggGCTCAGAGGTTTATACAAACCTATTTTAGCATGCGAATTTTTCCGCGTTTAACCGCTGCATTGGCGCTGGACTGGTATATTTGATCTTAGTACCTTGTACAACTCTGTGTATTCCTGTTTTAGCTCCTAGTATCTTCAGATACCTCATGAGCATTCATAATTCATATTTATCATAAGTTCTATGAAGAATATTAGCATAGCAAAGCTAGCAGTGGTTTTGTTAAGTTCAGGAAAATAATATCTCAGTATTATTTTCTGTGTTAAAAGAATTTTGCTTAAAATATGattattcatttgattttttaatttaaaatttctttatcttATGAATAAGCACTTGGTtcactaaaaaatatttagtctAAGATTCAAAGTAATTATTTTGTTATCTAGGTTTTTAAATGGCAATATTTCATTTCTTGGCAGTTATGTTTATACTTTACACAAACCTACAAAAAGGATAAATTGTacattcactttatttttattataatcttCTAGAGAAAATGTGCAATTCAAAAGATTAATGTGTGTTAAAACATCTCATATATCTTAGATATATTTCTATCATATTTTTATTAGTATTCATGAAGGAAGACAGCTTCACAGTAGTTAGCTTAAGTAGTTGCTGCAAATACTTTTGTGCTATCAATAAGAGCTTTTATCAAAAAACAattatttaggggccggcccggtggcgtagtggttaagtttgtgggctACGCTTTGGCagctcggggtt is a genomic window containing:
- the POLK gene encoding DNA polymerase kappa isoform X1, producing MESTKEKNDNYKDDLLLRMGLNDNKAGMEGLDKDKINKIIMEATKGSRFYGNELKKEKQVNQRIENMMQQKAQITSQQLRKAQLQVDKFAMELEQSRDLNNTIVHIDMDAFYAAVEMRDNPELKDKPIAVGTRSMLSTSNYHARRFGVRAAMPGFIAKRLCPQLIIVPPNFDKYRAVSQEVKEILADYDPNFMAMSLDEAYLNITKHLQERENWPEDKRKYFIKTGSSLENDKPGKEVNKLSEHEGSISPLLFEDSPPDLQLPRNPFQVNFEEQNNPQILQSSVVFGTSAEEVVKEIRFRIEQKTTLTASAGIAPNTMLAKVCSDKNKPNGQYQILPNRQAVMDFIKDLPIRKVSGIGKVTEKMLKALGIITCTELYQQRALLSLLFSETSWHHFLHISLGLGSTHLARDGERKSMSVERTFSEISKAEEQYSLCQELCSELAQDLQKEGLKGRTVTIKLKNVNFEVKTRASTVSSVISTAEEIFAIAKELLRTEIDADLPHPLRLRLMGVRVSSFPSEEGRKQQQRSIIGFLRAGSQSLSAARCALERAGKGQCPNPLEVSQKKSFFDKKRSERRWNHQDTFKCETVDKQSLQASQSFQVLKKKMSENLETSENSDNCQMSACPVCFREQGIISLEAFNKHVDACLDGPSISENSKMSSCSRAPSTEVNKKENVQPSFLLCEKQDYETHQNMEITSVDCVELVETVGNPSKAEGVDALSDKHSKEECCSLPSRPFNVERCHQDSCTGSLENEDVESLRRQEALQPYLREVEADQALVCPVCNLEQKTWDLTLFNVHVDVCLNRGVIQELRRDQVNPVNQPKESTRSAGTSGRVQKTLTKTKRPGLMTKHSASKKIKPSNPRHTLDTFFK
- the POLK gene encoding DNA polymerase kappa isoform X3; this encodes MESTKEKNDNYKDDLLLRMGLNDNKAGMEGLDKDKINKIIMEATKGSRFYGNELKKEKQVNQRIENMMQQKAQITSQQLRKAQLQSTSNYHARRFGVRAAMPGFIAKRLCPQLIIVPPNFDKYRAVSQEVKEILADYDPNFMAMSLDEAYLNITKHLQERENWPEDKRKYFIKTGSSLENDKPGKEVNKLSEHEGSISPLLFEDSPPDLQLPRNPFQVNFEEQNNPQILQSSVVFGTSAEEVVKEIRFRIEQKTTLTASAGIAPNTMLAKVCSDKNKPNGQYQILPNRQAVMDFIKDLPIRKVSGIGKVTEKMLKALGIITCTELYQQRALLSLLFSETSWHHFLHISLGLGSTHLARDGERKSMSVERTFSEISKAEEQYSLCQELCSELAQDLQKEGLKGRTVTIKLKNVNFEVKTRASTVSSVISTAEEIFAIAKELLRTEIDADLPHPLRLRLMGVRVSSFPSEEGRKQQQRSIIGFLRAGSQSLSAARCALERAGKGQCPNPLEVSQKKSFFDKKRSERRWNHQDTFKCETVDKQSLQASQSFQVLKKKMSENLETSENSDNCQMSACPVCFREQGIISLEAFNKHVDACLDGPSISENSKMSSCSRAPSTEVNKKENVQPSFLLCEKQDYETHQNMEITSVDCVELVETVGNPSKAEGVDALSDKHSKEECCSLPSRPFNVERCHQDSCTGSLENEDVESLRRQEALQPYLREVEADQALVCPVCNLEQKTWDLTLFNVHVDVCLNRGVIQELRRDQVNPVNQPKESTRSAGTSGRVQKTLTKTKRPGLMTKHSASKKIKPSNPRHTLDTFFK
- the POLK gene encoding DNA polymerase kappa isoform X2; translation: MNCSITLHSGCINSHFHCQYMRGSRFYGNELKKEKQVNQRIENMMQQKAQITSQQLRKAQLQVDKFAMELEQSRDLNNTIVHIDMDAFYAAVEMRDNPELKDKPIAVGTRSMLSTSNYHARRFGVRAAMPGFIAKRLCPQLIIVPPNFDKYRAVSQEVKEILADYDPNFMAMSLDEAYLNITKHLQERENWPEDKRKYFIKTGSSLENDKPGKEVNKLSEHEGSISPLLFEDSPPDLQLPRNPFQVNFEEQNNPQILQSSVVFGTSAEEVVKEIRFRIEQKTTLTASAGIAPNTMLAKVCSDKNKPNGQYQILPNRQAVMDFIKDLPIRKVSGIGKVTEKMLKALGIITCTELYQQRALLSLLFSETSWHHFLHISLGLGSTHLARDGERKSMSVERTFSEISKAEEQYSLCQELCSELAQDLQKEGLKGRTVTIKLKNVNFEVKTRASTVSSVISTAEEIFAIAKELLRTEIDADLPHPLRLRLMGVRVSSFPSEEGRKQQQRSIIGFLRAGSQSLSAARCALERAGKGQCPNPLEVSQKKSFFDKKRSERRWNHQDTFKCETVDKQSLQASQSFQVLKKKMSENLETSENSDNCQMSACPVCFREQGIISLEAFNKHVDACLDGPSISENSKMSSCSRAPSTEVNKKENVQPSFLLCEKQDYETHQNMEITSVDCVELVETVGNPSKAEGVDALSDKHSKEECCSLPSRPFNVERCHQDSCTGSLENEDVESLRRQEALQPYLREVEADQALVCPVCNLEQKTWDLTLFNVHVDVCLNRGVIQELRRDQVNPVNQPKESTRSAGTSGRVQKTLTKTKRPGLMTKHSASKKIKPSNPRHTLDTFFK